A window of the Pedobacter frigiditerrae genome harbors these coding sequences:
- a CDS encoding RNA polymerase sigma factor, which yields MALAKKISLSEEELVNALKRQDTIAIKALYDMYSGALLGVISRIVLHTEVAEDLLQETFVKIWNSAGGYDSSKGRLFTWMMNIARNLSIDKLRSKDFKNSNKNQDIENNVDFIDEQKKVSFNSDVLGLKDMVTLLKPEFKDVLDMVYFKGYTHVETAEELNLPLGTVKTRVRMAILELRKKFN from the coding sequence TTGGCACTAGCAAAAAAAATATCCCTCTCAGAAGAAGAACTGGTTAACGCCCTTAAAAGACAAGATACTATCGCAATTAAAGCATTGTATGATATGTATTCCGGTGCTTTGTTAGGCGTAATATCACGTATTGTTCTACATACTGAGGTTGCTGAAGACCTTTTACAAGAAACTTTCGTTAAAATATGGAATTCTGCAGGTGGTTATGACTCGTCAAAAGGTCGTTTATTTACTTGGATGATGAATATTGCCCGTAATCTTTCTATAGATAAGTTACGTTCGAAAGATTTTAAAAATTCTAATAAAAACCAAGACATTGAAAATAACGTAGATTTTATCGACGAGCAGAAGAAGGTTAGTTTTAATTCTGATGTTTTAGGTTTAAAAGATATGGTAACATTACTTAAACCTGAATTTAAGGATGTGTTAGATATGGTTTATTTTAAGGGCTATACACACGTAGAAACAGCAGAAGAATTAAATTTACCTTTGGGTACTGTGAAAACTCGTGTAAGAATGGCTATTTTAGAATTGAGGAAAAAATTTAATTGA